The Cherax quadricarinatus isolate ZL_2023a chromosome 12, ASM3850222v1, whole genome shotgun sequence DNA window tccaataaatgtccaactagccattctaatatgcagtcatgaatgggttgatgttatttatacaattattacagtattgcagtagtctgcataatagtaagtcttctattttatgtttgaataaaaattcaaaatagaaagcaagagtaatatcagaggggcctggagacatgactgatgaacaaagaaaatgttattttagagccaggaatgtctgcattgttcattctggaccttattttgaaattgtcatattttttaattttcgtgaaattggccaaattgcaaatttctgaccacattattgggtagttaaaatcagtaaatgggcagtttcttgtactcaatcgatagaaaaaatggagttctaaagaaatagctatgagtttggttgactgggacaacagaattagccaaaaatagggctcaaagtgggtgaaatcgccgatttgtaaatatcgcagaggtcgctaacttcgcgagagcataattccgtcagttttccatcaaatttcatttttttggtgtcattacaatcgggaaaagattctctatcatttcataagaaaaataatttttttttttttttaaattttgcgacaccaggagacacctcaggattgggggttgcgacagtcaaagggttaaatagtcaattttttattttcaacaagtcagctgtctcccactgaggcagggtgacccaaagagaaagaaaatccccaaaaagaaaatactttcatcatcattcagcactttcacctcactcacacataatcactgtttttgcaaaggtgcccagaatacaacagtttagaagtatatacatataaaaatacacaatatatctctccaaactgccaatatcccaatatGGTGTTACATAAATAATCACtgaataaatatacagtggaacactCCAATCCAGAATAAGGGTGAGAAGTAAATTGGAACAATGAAACTGctcaaaaacaataaaaatataaAGGGAAGAGGAATAGAAATGACTAATATAGTACAAGCaaccccctaaaaaaaaaaaactttaaaaaaaGGTTGGCCCCTGCACCTGAATTTTCAAGAACTCATTAATTTATTCCTTGCTTTAACTGCAAGGTTAAACTTAACATTGCATTTTTAATAATATAAATTCAAGGGTTTTTTGCAACttgtaataaaataaaataactcATATTGGAATCGACTCGATACATTATGCCAAAAAGCTTGTTTACAGAAAACAGCTGCATGTATAGTGTATCTGACTTCCAGTGTTACCCTCCTCGGCTGCCTTCCTTCCTACAATGATTATCATCATTGTAAAACCTGataccctcaagggaggttctttgatgctggtgaggggctcttgatcgaaGGAATTGCACCAATGATCTAATTCCTCAAATCAAGCCTTAATGCCTTCTATTCCtctaggtgctgtatgatccctacaaGTTTAGTACCCCCGCCATGAATGTAATATAAACATGTAAACttttacaatatacagtggacccctgccttacgatcagctcccaactcgaacaattatgtaagtgtatttttgtaagtgcttttgtacgtgtatttttgggggtctgaaatggactaatctaatttacaatattcctcgtgggaacaaattcgttcggtaacagcacccaaacagacttctagaatgaattaatatcgtaagtcgggggtccactgtataagataTCTTTACATTGTTACGAATAATGTAGAATCTATTTACAGTGTTTCTCTGGTGTGACAGCCACTAGTTACCTTATCCTTCGTGGCATATCCAGATACTGGAACATTTTAATTGTACTTTCTTTATCTGCAAGTTTATAgtgaattttaatatttttgcaaGCCttcaacatttaaaaaaaatttcagtaatatgtaATGCGGTAAGCATTTTTTTAAACTGATGAAAACAAGAGGCCTGGACAAGATGGACAAAATCAAATCTTTAGCAAAATTAAACTTGAGAAGATAGAGCATGGAAAAACCTAAAATTAGGTGTACCATACACTCTTTAAAAGAAAGAAAGATTCTCAGAAAACTAGCTTATATAACATagaagcttttatgccacaagacaggcagaaagcagcaacttcactctggctgtacccttctccagaacatcactccatctgagatcatatatacccaggatgactagagtatggaacacattcgtacagcataatgatgtcaacgagataacatcagttgatcaaatgaaaatgctggcccacagatggctccaacttcatcctgttccctacttgtatgtctcataacaataaaaaatgctttcaaatgagctgatgtaggtaacagctcttagcttgtcaataaaggtaggaatccttaacctgtaaatagcttgtcaataaaactagggatccttaaccttgtcaaaccctgtgtataaaaaaaaaaaaaaaaaaaaaaatagatgccTTACATCAACATTGACCAATATAAAGTTTatgctttttatttttttcacaaACACTGTCCTTTTTAATATTACCTGAATTTTACTAGAATCCTTCATATGCTGTTCTTGAGGTATGGTATTGGTAACAACAACTGCTTCAAAGCATGCATTGTTAATACGAGACACTGCTGGCCCTGAGAAGATCCCATGTGTCAGGATGGCATATGTTTTTGTAGCACCAGCTTCCATGAGTCTAAAAAGTGAGAACTTTAAATAATTGTACtatattaatattaaataattAAATCCAATTAATGTTGCACTGAGTTGGAGATGGGCATCAAACAtgctttattaaaaaaaataataataaggttATCGTATTTTGCAgcttataagacttgttttagtttcaatggctaGGCACTGgatgtaactgggagagctacagcccaccctACACCCTTAACTTATAGCtcctgtcactgaccttcagtttataggacacAAGGTGGTTTTttgagacattttatggaaaaaaaaaacatgcgtCTAATAAGCCGTGAAATACAAATGGCCACAGTCCAACTCGTTTTCTTTTTAAGCCTcattgaaaataataaaaatgtacATTTACAGGTCATCAGATGCTTTTTAACTACTGAAAACTAACAAGTAATGATACTTTGTGTCCTTTGCTAATAAAGAGTAAACACATTGAAACTAATAATTAAAATGGAAATTTAAATCTTTCCAATGCTAACAATGAACTAATTTCCAAAATTCTTTAGTGTTAACATCCACTTTTTGTTAAATTACAATGCTTCTCTACCTGGCAATTTGTATTATATGCCAAAAATACTTGCCAGAACATTTTtctaatattacacacacacacacacacaattaataCATACTTTTCAGCAGCATGGCAGATAGTCCCACAGGTGTCGGCCATATCATCCACAAGAATAGCAATGCGATCCTTTACATCTCCTACTAGAACCATGGAAGCCACTTCATTGGCTTTCTTTCGTTCTTTGTGGATTAGCGCAAATTCTATGTTGAGGCGGTCAGCTATGGAGGTCACTCTGAAAAGAAGAGGTACCGTGTATTTCATCCACATACCTTATATTAGTAAAATTGAAATCACTCCCATGTGCTTCAGAGAACCCTGCAAATTTTATGCAAATTCATATCAGTGTTGCCCTACTTAATAGTGTGTAAATCATACAGCAAAATTAATAAACCACTGTGTGATTAAATCTTATCAGATGaaacaagaaaagaaaataagaCACTCCATATGAATAATGACAAGGTGAGATGCAATTCGGCAAATTTTTCTAACATTCCTTATTGAAACAATGTAGGAAAGAAATAGACAAACAGCATTTACATGTATTAAAAACTTTTGGAAAGGAATACCTCATGAAATATGTATCTAGAAACTGCCAAATATCTGTGGAATATAAAGATAACTATGATACTAAACTATGGGAAACAAAACAAGTCTCAAAGGATCAGTACTGGTTATAAAAACTTTTTAATTTATACGTATAGCTAAACAAATTTGTAATTTAAATGCTTCAAAGCACTCAGAATGTACCCCTGGAACAGAGAAAAGTGATGCTACTTCATAACATATACCTGGAAATTACTTGAAGATCAGGTCCCTAATCAGCCTATTTATTACTTACTAGAAGGGTAGAACCCTTTCAACTGGTGACAGGTATGGTAGTTTGTAAATACCTTCTGATCCAGTGGCAGCAAATGTGACTTAAGATTATTTTACACTAAAACATGTTAGGATAGTGGCAAGGGATAttaaatattaaccctttgagggtttcggacgtactagtacgtcttacgcgcaggggtttttgacgtactagtacgcacaaattctagcgccgtcaaatctcgcgggaaaaggctggtaggcctacatgtgagagaatgggtctgtgtggtcggtgtgcgcggtagaaaaaaaatctgggacccagtggtgcattgtgggaacgccatcttagtaaacaatatccaccatgcctcgtggtaagaagctcctcactcctcggtgaattgggacacttttgttccccagtgacagttctaatacagatggaagtgccagtgaagattagtttcaaggttttggtgaggttttgaccgaaactaatgaccataatatcggtaatagtgaggaaaacccagacaaccctcagccttccacctctggtgctgggccatcttgttcacgttcagttgtaccagaatccaagaggaaacttctattttcccaaatcccagactcggatgaaagcatgggtgatgatagtgatagtgaatatgaactacaagctcttcaaactagttccagtagtgatagtgaagtgcaatattccccagtgaagcgtcagtatatacgacgatatatgcgctctggtagtgtgccatatgctattccaaggggaaggagtgcatctcggagtacatcccgtggctgtacaacaggaacagagagtgaaaatgacgatgatactgttgcaattgggatggaaaatgtgtgtggtggtagtggtgccggcggtgaggcaccagcagtgggccatgctgccacccacgctgccacccacaccgctgcctcagctgatctacaacaaaggccaccatcccccacccacccaccacaccagcctccacaaccacaaccacctgtcattgtccagtacccaccagcagaccgcacctgggattggcaggaagctgtcaattttgttccaaatgcccaccagtttgatgacagccaaagtggaatacggccatcttgtacacttgggaacaatgccactgaactggaatgtttcgagttattttttgacgaaccactgatggaaagtattgtcatggaaagcaacacatactacgagtacaccatggcaaacacattactttcaccaaaatcacgtctacaccagtggaaggaggcaactgtggctgagatgtatcttttctttgccacaataatgcttatgccacatgtgtataagcacaaagtgaaatcatactggtcaacagaccgcctgattgcaaccccaggtttcagtgatataatgccagtgaatcgatttgtgctaatgttacgtatgcttcacttctcagacaaaaccaggcctgacagaaacgacaggttatataagattaggaatgtgtttgtgtatctgaaagagaaattcagtacgcatttttatcccttcaggaagcttgtaattgatgagtctttgattctgttcagaGGAAGACattctttcaagcagtacataccaagcaagaggaaacgctttggtataaagttgtttgtgctttgtgattgttacagtggtctggtattggatattgttgtgtacactggaagttatacattgcaaaataccaggaagttattgggcatctcaggtgatgtggttagaacaatgatagaaccataccttggtaaggggcatatattatatacagataactggtacacaagcccctcactcagtgattttttatgagtgaacatgacagatgtgtgtggcacagtgcgtgcaaatcggaaacaaatgcccaggtttgacgctggcactcgtagaggtgaggtgcaggcatttgctgccaatgacatcatggcatttcggtggcatgacaaacgagatgtcacactgttgtcatcagttcaccctaatgaaatggcagacagcatagagagagcaatgaacccattctaaaacctgcagctgtgattgattacaccttcaacatgcattcagtggacaaatgtgacatgcagattgggtttgctgattgtgttcgcaagagttataagtggtacataaaactctttttccatctgggcatttccatgctcaatgcttataatatgtataagatgaggaccagaaacaaaccacagtacagcgaattctgtttgtctgtcatcagacaaatagtattcaagtaccaaggaacagcacctgcaattgaccgcccaccaaattatcaacaactacctgcttgtctgaagcatggtgatcacttcctggtaaaagtgcctgctactgctttcaagaaaaaggctcagaagaggtgttacgtctgttcacatacaaaaaaaacgcccacaacaacgcagagacactcgttttatgtgtgaggaatgtaaaacaccactgtgcatgacaccaagtttcaaagagttccacaggctgcagaacttctagaaacattccctgtggctgtatatgtgtatataaaatatagaaaaatagtaataaacaacatttcatatcgtttgtttgtgtaaatattttctataaacaaaataatgacaacagtgtttacgcccttattgtgtagtattgaaaaagaaataacttacaaaatactgatcatgttggcctcagaggccataaaagttactcagaaaaaggaaaattgaaaaataattgaaaatagtacacaaaaaagtaaatagaaaaataccaggtgacggcagtcggcgatgttaccagatgTTGTTCATATTTTggcaaacttcatgcctccatatctcggtaagtattgacggtaAAATTTTtatgtttagcctataatgtttagaaaaaaaaaaaactatttttttcataagaaatttttttttttttttttttgaaattttgccgaccctgagaacgagtttcggagagggcctgtcgaccctcaaagggttaaggaatgaAAACAGCTCTCTCAGTCAtatgaaaattaaaaatataaatttttaaacATCTAAAAAGTAACAGTAAATTTTTTACATATAATGTTGCCACTGACACCAACTTTCATAATGCCTTCTTACCTTTTTGCTCCTCCTGCATCAGGTGAAACAATAATTGCGTTTCCCCATTCGGGAATATTTTCACGGATCCACTTGAGGACTGCAGGTTCAGCATAGAGGTTATCAACAGGAATGTCGAAAAAACCTTGGATCTGAGAGGCATGTAGGTCCATTGTAATGATGTGGTCTGCCCCTGCTACAGAAAGCATATTGGCTACGAGCTTTGCAGATATAGGAGCACGGGACTGTTAAGACAGAAGGAAGAAATTTAGTTTGCTGAATGCACATTTTGAAAAATTTACTAGCAAAGAGCATAAAATTCAAATCCAACTATCATTCTCATCTATAAGTTATCCCTTATCTGCATGGGAAGTCTTGCACAACATGCAAAAAGCATATTAAATCCCAAAAATCTAAAGCTTACGTTATGCTGAGGCAATGCAGTATGTAGAAGGCAGTTATGAAATTATATCTACATTGGTTGGTGTTCTGGTTAGTAAAGGAAGATTttagcaataataaaaaaatatataatatttggCAGTTCATGTGATGATACATGCATCCAAAGAGGAATGTGTTGCACACAAATATTATCATAGGTAATAATTATGTCTAAGGAAGTCAATGATCTGAGTATTTGATACATACAGTAAGGGAAATAAATAGCTGCATCAGTGTGATTGAAGCAGAGATTTAAAGCGTGTTTAAAACACCAGCATTGTGATTCATGCTTTCAGCGATCATGTTATGCTTACATTCCTAGCCATGAATGAGGACAGTGCTTCAGGAAAGACTGTCAGTTTTATGCCAAAATATTTAAGCAATgctagaaaaaataataattgtgaatgcaataaaataaaaatataaactaACAGCATACTTGAGAAACTCATCTGGGAAAAGTTAGAATAAATTAACAGTAAAAAGTTTTAATAAATCTTTTCTTGGACTTTAAGTGGCAATTTTGTTTGAAAAATTTGCTATTATTAAAGCTTAAAAATAAAGATTAATAATCAAATATCCAGGTTACAATAAATTAATTACATTCAGCTGCATTTAAATGTTGCAAAAAATTAAAAGAAATAATTTACATAACCTCTCACAACCACTCTATCATAAAACTTTAAATCATGTGGCATTGccttaaaaaatatttttatataattaaCTGCAAATCAGTATACTGTTTTCGTGTAACAAAATTACTACAGTCTCACATGAACCCAATGAAAACTGTCACAGCCAAGCCAGTCAATGAGTCACAAGAATTTAAAACTATCTCGTATAATTACAACCCAAATACCAAACAAGACTAACAAGCTAGGTTCTCTAAATCATATTAATCttgttaaaaatattttaaacaaaCATGTGTAAGCTGGGGGAGGGAGGAAAAGGTGGCACATAGGCATGAatggaggtgtggggaggagtgCTTTTAAGACAATCTTACACATTAATGTACTGCAGTTTAATGCAAAATGGTGTGACTGACATTCATAATTTGTTAGAAATATGCATGAATGAATAGGCTAAAATACTCATGCTACTCTACATGGAGTATCTAATGTTAACCTAATATGTACTGTGTGCCTGGGTGCATAAAGAATTTAAAATTTTTATAATATAATGTACCATTTAGCTTATATTTCATAAATGTTTATTATTTTGCTTGACCTAACATATCTCATCTTGCCATGGATTCCTCCTAGATAAATTATTTTAAGAAAGCTGACTTCACTAAAGCACAAAATGAGTATCACCATTTTGGATTACACAAGACTGAAATTATCAAGGAGCATCTCATGATTTTAAATATCTGAAAGCTTCCCTTACAACTTTGGATCTTTAAATTTTGCTTAAGACTCTATTACCAAGGCATGTATCATCTGACATTACGTTATCAGTCTTTATATATACAGATATCATTTAAATTTGTCTCAGACCAGCAATATTTAGTTTTAAATTACACTAAATTCTTCCAATCTGGCAACCACCTCTGTGGGCACGTGTGACATCACAGTAACTGTTGCGCAACACAAGAGAATACCCACTAAAGGCCCAAGCTCTGCACCCGGAGAACTTCTTACTACTTCACCTTGATGTCGCATCCAATGTCGTCCAGGTTTTTCCGGTATTTCACAACGCTAGGTGATAAGCATTCAAGTATCTTTATTGTGTCAGATAAAATAAACCATGTAcaacaaaatattttaccatattCACCTACTTTGCTTCTTAAAGCTAATAAGCAGAGTAATGAGAAATTATGTAATCTTTAAACTATATATTACATATTACTAGTTACATGATAAAAATAATACAATACCATTTAGATATATCTTAAAAATCTGATATACTTCAAAGGATGTGTTTGCTATTTCACGTTGTAAAAACTTTGAGAACCTTAGAGTCTGTAACCAATAATTTACATCTAACATTTAGTTAATACAAAGCATAATAATTAGTATATTTAGATCATGTGTCATATTAGCACCAATAATCTTAGAACAATTTCAGCAGCAATGACAACAATGTAAGCAAACCAatggtaaacaaatttaaaaatgAATCTTATTCAAATAATTCCTCACACAACAGTTTACGTGAACTAGGAATGTGGTTACAAGATTTCATACTACACTGCCaatacagtatatattttttttatgtttccTGCCATAGTAAGGGAAAACAATTCGTGTCACTCATTTCTTAAAAGTATCCAAAAGCCAAAATTCAAATGATCCACCAAACCatatcaccacccttccttcaaagTGCATGACCTTCACTTTCTACCTCTAGCTTGCagttttccttgaatccctttcaTTGATAACTGCCCCTCTTACACTCCACTAGCAAGTCAAAGTCCAAAATAACcttttgtctccactcactcctatctaacatactctCATATGCCTAATGAATGCTCAAGCACCCTATTTCTTAAAAGTTTCCTTCCAGCCCTTCCTGGGATCTCTGCACTAACTTCCATCCATTCCACCCTTTATGTCACCCTATCACTAAACGACCAAACTCCCtctaccacctcaacaactcatTCTGCTAACCACATACTCATCTCAATTCTTCTTCTCTGCAtaatactcacaccacacacccatcttAAACACATCTCCAGCCTCCTAACAACATTTAATGACCATAACACATTTCTATACCAAATATATGACATCACTATACTACATTTCCCTTTTTTTATCCATTACTATTTTATACTCATTAACACTAAAACTACCTTCTTTCCCTCATTTTTTTCTGATTTACCTTGCTTTCACTGAACCATCTTCTGACACTACTTACaaatatacaaatacagtggaccctcgaccaatgatttTAATTTGTTCCAGTAGCTTGTCCTTAGCTGAATttatcgttagccaaattaattttccccataagaaataatggaaatccaattaatcctttccagacacccaaaagtatgaattttttttttttcacatgaaatacgtatacattttcctacacagaaaacaatgatacatgctacatgaagaataaatgacacttacttttattgaagatgtagtgatgagatgggaggaggggagatgatggtggtgcattattgtttggaaggggaatccccttccataaggactttaggtaccaagtccttccggggttactttccttcattttttaatgccactgggaacaacttgacagtcactggacc harbors:
- the Prps gene encoding ribose-phosphate pyrophosphokinase 1 isoform X1; translation: MLDVAGRGTRSPAITLSCLINITGDPRPLHPPTNTTMPNIKIFSGSSHPDLAQRVVDRLGIDLGKVVTKKFSNLETCVEIGESVRGEDVYIVQSGCGEINDNLMEMLIMINACKIASAARVTAVIPCFPYARQDKKDKRCEIPEKPGRHWMRHQGEVVRSSPGAELGPLSRAPISAKLVANMLSVAGADHIITMDLHASQIQGFFDIPVDNLYAEPAVLKWIRENIPEWGNAIIVSPDAGGAKRVTSIADRLNIEFALIHKERKKANEVASMVLVGDVKDRIAILVDDMADTCGTICHAAEKLMEAGATKTYAILTHGIFSGPAVSRINNACFEAVVVTNTIPQEQHMKDSSKIQLIDVSNILAEAIRRTHNGESVSFLFNSVPL
- the Prps gene encoding ribose-phosphate pyrophosphokinase 1 isoform X2 — its product is MLDVAGRGTRSPAITLSCLINITGDPRPLHPPTNTTMPNIKIFSGSSHPDLAQRVVDRLGIDLGKVVTKKFSNLETCVEIGESVRGEDVYIVQSGCGEINDNLMEMLIMINACKIASAARVTAVIPCFPYARQDKKDKSRAPISAKLVANMLSVAGADHIITMDLHASQIQGFFDIPVDNLYAEPAVLKWIRENIPEWGNAIIVSPDAGGAKRVTSIADRLNIEFALIHKERKKANEVASMVLVGDVKDRIAILVDDMADTCGTICHAAEKLMEAGATKTYAILTHGIFSGPAVSRINNACFEAVVVTNTIPQEQHMKDSSKIQLIDVSNILAEAIRRTHNGESVSFLFNSVPL